From Vitis vinifera cultivar Pinot Noir 40024 chromosome 5, ASM3070453v1, the proteins below share one genomic window:
- the LOC100259285 gene encoding signal recognition particle 14 kDa protein yields MFEHSTTKRSVWVTLKRSSLKSKVQRNKITTAGEGIDYRCLIRATDGKKTISASVGPKDHQRFQASYATILKAHMTALKKRGRKDKKKAAEGVKKPDDPKKIKTSV; encoded by the exons ATGTTTGAGCACAGTACAACGAAGCGCTCTGTTTGGGTTACTCTGAAACGCT CATCCCTAAAGTCAAAGGTGCAAAGGAATAAAATTACGACTGCTGGTGAAGGAATTGACTATAGATGCCTCATCCGTGCAACTGATGGCAAAAAGACCATTTCTGCTTCG GTGGGGCCTAAGGATCACCAACGGTTTCAAGCTTCTTATGCAACCATTCTGAAGGCCCACATGACTGCCCTAAAGAAGAGGGGGAGGAAGGACAAGAAGAAGGCTGCAGAGGGAGTTAAGAAACCAGATGATCCAAAGAAGATAAAGACCTCTGTATAA